GTACATAGGGAATTGACATTCCGTTTTCATCGACAATACAAACGTTTGTAATATTTTGGGAATACAAGCCAAGTGTATTCATCAAAAAAACAAATAACATAATCTTTTTCATGGTGAAATTATTGAAAGGATGTACAATGCCCCACTTTTATTTAAATTTGAATGCCATGATAATATCGATACCTTACATTTATCCAATTAATTAATGTTTAAGACAGTAATATCCTGAGAAGGGTTAGTTTGATTGTCTGCTTTTTGTTGTTGGTTTGCTTTACCTCAGAACCCTGCATGGCTGTTGTCAATCTTTATAGCCGCTTTAAAATCGGCCGAGGCTCCTTCGTGATCGCATAGAGCCCCCTTGGCTTCGGCTCGTTTATTGTAGGCCCCTGCATCCTTTGGGTTAATTTCGATAGCCTTTGTGAAATCGGCAATGGCTCCAGCATAGTCACGGCGGTCAATTTTTGCTGTTCCTTTATTGTAGTAAGCATCGGCCGTTTGGCTGGTACCTACTAGATTTTTGGTGAATTTGGATATTAAGTGGGCTACCTTATTCATTGTTTTAGGATTCAATGTGTTTTACCTTAGTATATTGTCTCTTTCCGAATTTACATGCAAGGTATATTTTTGTAATGCTATAACTCTTCTTTGCATCATTTTTTACACTAAAAAATTAATTTAATCATCAATATTGTGCGATTCAGCCTCTGGTAATCGTGTGTGCGTATGATATACAGGATGTTGTCAATCGTAAATGGAGCGCGAAGCCAGCATTATTAAGCACCAGTAGTTGTGTCTTGCGGTTTGTGGTTCACGAGTTTTAAAGGGTCATGCTAAATTCTGGTTTCGTTGTGAAGGGGAGTGGGACTGTAATTACGGTAAAGAAAAAAAGCCGCAATAACTCGCGGCTCTGTTTTTCGAATTCTTGTATTTCTTTGACTTCTTTTACTCCTCTGACTTCTTTAACTTCTCTTTGAATTATCCTCTAAAAAACAGTGCCTTAATAATGAGGCTGGCCATTTTAGGGTTTTCCTTTAGGCGGCGAGTGGAGTAGCCAAACCATTGCTTGCCGTATGGTATGTATATACGCATGGTGTGGCCTTTTTCAACAATGGAGTTGCGAAGTTCGGGCGTAACGCCATATAGCATCTGAAACTCGTACATGTTTTTCGGTACGTTGTACTTCTCTATAAGCTTGTAGGCGCCATCTATAAGTGGTTTGTCGTGAGTGGCAATTCCTGGGTAAACGCCGTTCTTAAGCATATACTCGAGGTCTTCGAGGTAGTGTTGGTTGATTTCCTCATACTTTTTGTATGCAATGGCTTCTGGCTCCACGTAGATACCCTTGCAAAGGCGGTAGTTCAGTGGCGTTTCGGAGGAGTGGATATCCATTAGGTTTTCCAAATCCTGATAGGTGCGTTTCATGTAAGCTTGTACCACCAGACCTACATTCTTAGGAAACTCGGCCTTTAGCTTGCGATAGAGTTCAATTTCCATATCGGTGCAGGGGGAATCCTCCATGTCTACACGGATGAAGTTGTTGTAAGATGCTGCCTTTGCTACGATTTCACGGATATGGCCATAGCAAGCATCCTTGTCGAGCAGTAGTCCGAACATGGTGGGCTTTAGGGAGTAGTTGCCATCGATGTTCTCCTTCTGAATACGGTCGATAAGTTCCATGTATTCAACCTTGTTCTTCTCGGCTTCACTGAGATTCTTAATGAATTCGCCCAGAATGTCGATAGTTACCTTAATGCCTTTGGAATTGAGGTCTTTGGATGCGCGAATGGCATCTTCAACAGTTTCGCCGGCGATGTAGCGCTTCGAAAAAATCCAGATTAACTTCTTGGGAAAGTAGGGCAGCATAGCTGCAATCATCTTGTTAAACATGTAGGTGGTTTTTTGGGTTACAGTTTTTCAAACAACAATTCTTCGGTTGTTTAGTTGTGAGTCGAGTGGTTTTTCGGGGTGAATATAGTGGAAAAAACAATCTGCCTGTTAGGGTTTTGGCATTTTGCGATTTCGGTTAGGCAATGCTCTTACAAAAAGTGACGAAATCCTGGTTGTTACAATATCAACCTGGTTGTTTCGACGATGTAAATATCTATAGCACTAGAGTCTATAGCCTAAGAAGTATGGTGCTTCGTCGGTGGCCGACTCCAACTTGGCAAGCCGGAGCACTACCATTTTAACTAAAAATTCTTCGGCTTCATCCAAGGAAATGAAGGCGGCCTTTGCATATTCGGCCGCTGAAACTTTTCCGTTATTGCGCAGGATTTCCATCAGGTGTTGTTCCTTACCTGTGATGGTAAAGGTTATGGCTTCACGCTGTTTCTCGGCCTTCCATACTTTGTATTGAATGGGGCTTGCCACAAAGTTCTCATCGGCCACACGAACAAAAGCGAGGTAAGTGCCGTTTTTGTCGGGGGCAGTATGGGGTCCTCGCAGGCTTGGCTTTATGATAACCTCTAGCACCATTTTACCATTCACCGGCCATTTCTTAACTTCAAAAGGAACCTCTGGTTTACAGTAAAGTTGTGCTGCAGCTTCCACCATGTAGAACTCTTCGTCGGAGTTTACCCCAACAATGGAGCCGTTGTCCTTTACTCCAATAAGCAGAATGCCGCCCTTGGTGTTGGCAAATGCGGCAACAGATCGGGCAATCTTTTTGGAGTCGTTAATGGAGTGCTTGAAATCGAGCATTTCCCCTTCACCACGGCTAATGAGTTCTTCGATGTATGTCTTTTTTCCCGGCTTAAGCATTTGGAGTTTCGATGCGGCCCATGAAAAGTATTACGTTGTTGGTCTTATCCCAGATAAGAAAGATGAAGGGACGGTTGGCCCAAAACCGTAAAGCGTCTTTCGGATTAATGGCGGTTCTCGAAATTATAACAGCGGTTGCCGCTGCCGCTTCAGCACCTTCTTCGGTAAATTCTAGAAATGCCTTATGAAAAATCTTGTCGATTTGGAGATCTTGGTTTTTGGAAATTCCGCTAAAATCGGCGTCGCTGGAAAAGGCAAGCGGCATGCCCATGGTGGCTAAGTGTTTGTCGATTCTAACGCTTTCAGTCTCTAACTTTATCTTGGGTAACTTTAGGTCGATATGTGCTTTTTTAAGATTTGCAGAAGCTTGTTTTACGAATTCTGGGGAGAGTTGCGCCTCAAGCGACGTCATTCCTGCAGTTTCGCTTGGGAGAAATGCCAGAAGAACTACTTCGCTACCTTTAAATGGAACCTCAACTATTTTATAGTCTTCTGTTTCGTTGAATTGGTATTCGCCATTTGCGTGTAAGAAGTTTACCTCAATAGGCTTGCTAGGCGAGTTGAATGTCTCCTTCTGTGTTGCTTTAGGGCTGAATGCTGTCTCCCAACTTCCATAAAAGTAGATTGAGTTAACCAGCACCATGCGGGTGTTGTTGTCGATACTACCTTCGGGTAGAAGATCCATAATTCTATTCTTTGTATTACCCTCCACCCATAGGTTAATATCCTTGCGCGACTTGTTTGCATTGTTGAGGAAGTCGGTTTTGAAGATGGCTGCGCCAAATAACTTGGTGTTTTTTCTTATAAAGGAGTTCTTAGGCCTAAAAGTGCTCTCAACCCAAATACTGTTGGCCCGGTAGAGTTCCACCGATTTTGTTTTTGCTAGGCTGTTGTTTACAGTCTTAAAACTCTTGAAGTGCTTGCAGAAATTCATATTGAACCCCATGGTTTTCGCAATCTGTTCCTTGGTGGTTCCTCCAGCACCCGAATAGACCATCGCCATTGCCTCCGAAATACTGTTGGGACTAACGATGATGTTGCCAGGTGTGGCCTTCATTTCGGAATAAAGACGGAATGCAAAATCGCTGTTTTTGGCTGCTTGCTGACCAAAAGCGGAAGTGCTGGCAAATAGTACTGCTATTAGTATGTTTTTTTTCATGATTTTCAGCGATTTGGATATTTAGGAGGCTAAATGTATGAATTAATTTTTAAGGCTGTATGCAGCCTCACTAAACTTCCTCTTCACTCCCTGTCACCATTGCCTTAGTTGAAAGCATTCCGCAGGCAGCGAAGATATCTTGCCCACGCGAAGCACGGATTGTGGTGGTAATACCCTTCTGGTTGAGCTGTTCTTGAAAGGATTTTAGTGTGGCTTCGTTCGATCCTTCCAGCGGTGTGTTGGGGATTGGGTGAAATCGAATTAGGTTTATTCGGCAGCGCAGACCATTGAGTAACTTAGCTAACTCCTTAACGTGGCGTGGGGTGTCGTTCAGTCCCTTAAACATAATATACTCAAACGAGACGCGGCGTTGTTTACCCATGTTGAATTTCTTGATGTGGGAAATTACTTGTTCTATGGGGTAAACATTTTGTATGGGCATTAGCTTGCGCCGCTCATCGTCGAAAGGGGTGTGTAGGCTCACGGCAAGGTGGGCATTGCTTTTTTCCAAGAATTCATCCATTCCGGGAATAATTCCAATGGTGGAAACGGTAATACGCTTGGGGCTCCACGCATATCCCCATTCGGCAGTAAGGATTTCCAGCGAAGGAAGAACAGCACTCAGGTTGTCTAGCGGTTCTCCCATGCCCATGTATACCACGTTCGAAATGGTTTCTCGTTCTGGTAGGCTCTTTATTTGGTTGAGAATTTCACCTGAGGTGAGATGACCTTGAAATCCCTGTTTTCCTGTCATGCAAAAAAGGCATCCCATTTTGCATCCTGCTTGCGACGAAACGCATAGTGTGGCCCGATCCCTGTCGGGGATATAGGCTGCCTCAATAAATTTACCGCCGAGCGTTGGGAAAAGATATTTCTTTGTGCCGTCTATCGAGGCTTGAACGTTGGAGTTGTCAATAAATCCGACCTGATATTTCTCAGCAAGCTTCCCCCTTACTTTTAGCGAAAGGTTCAACATTTCTTCTAGCGAAGAAACCTCCTTT
This window of the Williamwhitmania taraxaci genome carries:
- a CDS encoding tetratricopeptide repeat protein yields the protein MNKVAHLISKFTKNLVGTSQTADAYYNKGTAKIDRRDYAGAIADFTKAIEINPKDAGAYNKRAEAKGALCDHEGASADFKAAIKIDNSHAGF
- a CDS encoding proline dehydrogenase family protein, which gives rise to MFNKMIAAMLPYFPKKLIWIFSKRYIAGETVEDAIRASKDLNSKGIKVTIDILGEFIKNLSEAEKNKVEYMELIDRIQKENIDGNYSLKPTMFGLLLDKDACYGHIREIVAKAASYNNFIRVDMEDSPCTDMEIELYRKLKAEFPKNVGLVVQAYMKRTYQDLENLMDIHSSETPLNYRLCKGIYVEPEAIAYKKYEEINQHYLEDLEYMLKNGVYPGIATHDKPLIDGAYKLIEKYNVPKNMYEFQMLYGVTPELRNSIVEKGHTMRIYIPYGKQWFGYSTRRLKENPKMASLIIKALFFRG
- a CDS encoding AlbA family DNA-binding domain-containing protein gives rise to the protein MLKPGKKTYIEELISRGEGEMLDFKHSINDSKKIARSVAAFANTKGGILLIGVKDNGSIVGVNSDEEFYMVEAAAQLYCKPEVPFEVKKWPVNGKMVLEVIIKPSLRGPHTAPDKNGTYLAFVRVADENFVASPIQYKVWKAEKQREAITFTITGKEQHLMEILRNNGKVSAAEYAKAAFISLDEAEEFLVKMVVLRLAKLESATDEAPYFLGYRL
- a CDS encoding serpin family protein, with the translated sequence MKKNILIAVLFASTSAFGQQAAKNSDFAFRLYSEMKATPGNIIVSPNSISEAMAMVYSGAGGTTKEQIAKTMGFNMNFCKHFKSFKTVNNSLAKTKSVELYRANSIWVESTFRPKNSFIRKNTKLFGAAIFKTDFLNNANKSRKDINLWVEGNTKNRIMDLLPEGSIDNNTRMVLVNSIYFYGSWETAFSPKATQKETFNSPSKPIEVNFLHANGEYQFNETEDYKIVEVPFKGSEVVLLAFLPSETAGMTSLEAQLSPEFVKQASANLKKAHIDLKLPKIKLETESVRIDKHLATMGMPLAFSSDADFSGISKNQDLQIDKIFHKAFLEFTEEGAEAAAATAVIISRTAINPKDALRFWANRPFIFLIWDKTNNVILFMGRIETPNA
- the rlmN gene encoding 23S rRNA (adenine(2503)-C(2))-methyltransferase RlmN, which encodes MDAKTEQKEWLYGKTLTELEAIVQQLELPKFTAKQIANWLYQKEVSSLEEMLNLSLKVRGKLAEKYQVGFIDNSNVQASIDGTKKYLFPTLGGKFIEAAYIPDRDRATLCVSSQAGCKMGCLFCMTGKQGFQGHLTSGEILNQIKSLPERETISNVVYMGMGEPLDNLSAVLPSLEILTAEWGYAWSPKRITVSTIGIIPGMDEFLEKSNAHLAVSLHTPFDDERRKLMPIQNVYPIEQVISHIKKFNMGKQRRVSFEYIMFKGLNDTPRHVKELAKLLNGLRCRINLIRFHPIPNTPLEGSNEATLKSFQEQLNQKGITTTIRASRGQDIFAACGMLSTKAMVTGSEEEV